The following proteins come from a genomic window of Triticum aestivum cultivar Chinese Spring chromosome 6A, IWGSC CS RefSeq v2.1, whole genome shotgun sequence:
- the LOC123128537 gene encoding separase isoform X2, which yields MEAAADDLLAALSSPSSRAGLHSRFAAYLQPFSPHLPAANPNPKPPPKGATKQSKQQQQQPPPPPDAAALRPLAKRFLPFLCRALQLLPPLLCPNPSAGGDAAGLDELLEIYGLTLDCLAAISTCLAGKPYSVLLQRGRFVCCLESRGHYARAEAEAAATLDALRCALSPPTAAKPSRGAASVAPLLPEPGIAGEAGADPEVTTLAVELTVCLANCASKGKVKEDACYERVRNLVEQLRPWLWILTEGASKKYLTLLVNALSRCAIFLAAESSFFDADLVREFCVATLGECEKAQLIERLPIVAHKICSSVDLTWGESTSLLLAVLESVLRVKAYLPKALNEFLEFIDYFSRSFLSNRDVNAGASKLFYGQGGFSSEISPPIASVLHLYATGLHFSRQQMESEDQPSMSVDFLMNEKDLQTLNNALGTLERIFCVTDGKSSKHDNLGKYSSTLTDARHPNKKHSYSCSQSREHINFLAYLDSLEFVCKILLQPANAVWESFFKEKTVPTSGKMTCVLMALNQFIDSSLFAYSCTKMSDKEKERLNKTLLRALVSAIKISFVTKEAIQKSLYSINCAISSTWIKLEDFKYLIPSIGNIGVTLYNIGHFEEAPKALELCCQATWAQIRLSYCRLSTRTEGHIIIEDLSKDTLKDIITDAFARIDKMVDTLHRCGSKVIRDIVVKSLSELLAHADTSDYHKSYSVLIKSWVKITLKDFANDQNMDSAPLLYHSLMGYPSPLPKKLIGSILEQELLTYVEMESRATMLCGNMQIRIIDILLNELYCSKEYYLDRSKVLVRKARALRSSGVQNISRCLESLSEAISLLRSILLDSSQGNAIVMHELAIAYCLHAHCAQEANRGGKVIFDNARSAVGLWSKLGTSHHSSPGVIFQQPSETLVPLLCSLVDLLAMKGHFELQFELCKLIITMWKQENLPIEKLLSMLFINRRLNHACCHLPVDQKFVSYVAEHLGVDCRNTLFWRNCFKGDYPSLSMFLQQLLPVEFFSQPCEYSLGNQFGFNASVDGIVKVASSLVSEVPSNNQSTYLAGWLYYDLSERLLSRGQLLQAISYGREALQLRKKLLKKKFKFNLGKFVSKESECSDGQGFVSLEAWGPTMAEIWPDCTRPSSMRDSFLTPWNVLKCYLESILQVALMHELIGDGAEAEVVLRTGKEISCFQGLPIFAVVFTSALGQLYCKRQLWDAAEGELKHARDLLKENGEFISCETCRLTLEISVDVQAGDLFWNQFDKDLQKHSTCNLSRALCMYRSAMEKLNDTSLEFSAGSCGKLNTSCILGNKDCIAETKRGACNRGKKPLAAKDGVLPPCTPCLLFSQAPIDQHNELVGLKSERENMKNAESAPPLDVNVKKTSRTSSRLAKEQNAAAHAKTRTTRSSKRTAHVKSEKDLAELNSENDISGSYKLSTDALVCGKLSCSLDGVYCSRDDICNMFGCWNCLFVNSLNSESIENILQFRKDCIRRRHLVSLLLKTARALGAQGGKHGAHEVHSIYWQCISLLYFRSLPQGCYRTYESHLIGLIMNENTGDFLSLERAEILCSMSFFLLKGFLSEQSRDSCCSFSSVQTADIVSWLLKAFVLSGESPSLLQEVCRLLTCIFLLSTIDSTVQLPLYSKGSLSLNHWAAYFHQASVGTHLNCHYLASLQALPRKTDSKGLVGDFADKIDEVPKFLRFSSADMEHLEKHVSEFFNQLPDVPIVCISMLGGDFVNVLGEALLLPSLFPAWMLLSRFDSTNKPTTMLLPVDSISKEAHNEDSSIKELDNPTRASDKNWKCPWSCTIIDYVAPTFRKLLEDNFRSLSGAIDIPKDGQANTVRWWSDRMKLNNDLNEILESMEKLWLGPWKYLLLGHQSADQHSEAVLENLITGLESEFKLELNPALIKVILGGVTSVDELKECVCQLVSYKAYFGRGGCCGRDRLRAFSCQIDAEALVSLEHLCNGVVNELAEPVERTPVILVLDTEVQMLPWENLPVLRNQEMYRMPSVRSIFLALTRSTDHQKDASVIDPPFPVIDPFNAFYLLNPGGDLISTQEEFDQLFRNYEWKGNAGDAPTAEELVLALRNHDLFLYFGHGSGSQYVSGKEIEKLDNCAAALLMGCSSGTLHCKGAYAPQGTPLSYLFAGSPSVIANLWDVSDKDIDRFSKALLNSWLQENVTAAKNCSKCCPLTKEFESMTIAAKDNGRSRRKGSRSRKQQQTVEMGGSSSCCNCGHRRIASHISEARRACRLPLMIGASPVCYGVPTIIRKK from the exons AtggaggccgccgccgacgacctcctCGCCGCCCTCTCCTCCCCGAGCTCCCGCGCCGGCCTCCACTCCCGCTTCGCCGCCTACCTCCAGCCCTTCTCCCCCCACCTGCCCGCCGCGAACCCTAACCCCAAGCCGCCGCCGAAGGGGGCGACGAAGcagagcaagcagcagcagcagcagccgccgccgccccccgacGCGGCCGCCCTCCGCCCCCTCGCGAAGCGGTTCCTCCCGTTCCTCTGCCGCGCGCTCCAGCTCCTCCCGCCGCTCCTCTGCCCGAACCCTAGCGCGGGCGGCGACGCGGCGGGCCTCGACGAGCTGCTCGAGATCTACGGCCTCACCCTCGACTGCCTGGCGGCCATCTCGACCTGCCTCGCCGGGAAGCCCTACTCCGTGCTGCTCCAGCGCGGCCGCTTCGTGTGCTGCCTCGAGTCGCGCGGCCACTACGCCCGCGCCGaggcggaggccgccgccactCTCGACGCCCTCCGCTGCGCGCTCTCGCCACCGACGGCCGCAAAGCCTTCTCGTGGCGCTGCAAGTGTTGCTCCCCTCCTCCCCGAGCCTGGCATTGCAGGAGAGGCTGGCGCGGACCCTGAAGTCACCACCCTTGCGGTTGAGCTCACCGTATGCCTTGCTAATTGTGCCAGCAAGGGCAAGGTGAAGGAAGATGCCTGCTATGAACGTGTTCGTAACCTTGTTGAGCAGCTCCGGCCATGGCTCTG GATTCTGACTGAGGGGGCCAGCAAGAAGTATCTCACTCTGCTTGTGAATGCACTGAGCCGCTGTGCCATTTTCCTGGCTGCTGAGTCTTCATTTTTCGACGCTGATCTTGTCCGTGAATTCTGTGTTGCAACCTTAGGGGAGTGCGAGAAGGCACAGCTGATTGAACGCTTGCCCATC GTTGCACACAAGATCTGTTCTTCTGTAGATTTGACTTGGGGTGAGAGCACATCGCTTTTGCTTGCCGTGCTTGAGTCTGTTTTACGTGTCAAG GCCTACTTACCTAAAGCTTTGAACGAGTTCCTGGAGTTTATAGATTATTTTTCTCGGAGTTTTCTTTCAAATAGGGATGTAAATGCTGGTGCTTCAAAACTATTTTATGGACAAGGTGGTTTTTCTTCTGAG ATTTCCCCGCCCATCGCCTCAGTTCTTCATCTTTATGCTACTGGATTACACTTCAGTAGGCAGCAAATGGAAAGCGAAGATCAGCCCTCTATGTCAGTGGATTTTCTCATGAATGAAAAGGACCTACAAACTTTGAACAATGCACTGGGCACACTAGAACGGATTTTCTGTGTCACTGATGGCAAATCCAGTAAACATGATAATTTGGGTAAATATTCAAGTACACTAACTGATGCCAGGCATCCCAATAAGAAACACAGTTATAGTTGTTCTCAGTCACGTGAGCATATTAATTTTTTGGCATATTTGGATTCTTTGGAGTTTGTTTGCAAGATACTATTGCAGCCTGCAAATGCAGTTTGGGAGAGCTTCTTCAAAGAAAAAACAGTCCCCACTTCGGGGAAAATGACATGTGTCTTAATGGCACTGAATCAGTTTATTGATTCCAGCCTTTTTGCTTATAG TTGTACCAAAATGTCTGACAAAGAGAAGGAGAGATTAAATAAAACCTTACTGAGGGCCCTAGTGTCAGCAATCAAAATTTCCTTTGTGACCAAAGAGGCTATCCAG AAGAGCTTGTATTCTATCAATTGTGCCATTTCAAGTACATGGATAAAGCTTGAGGATTTCAAATATTTGATCCCTTCAATTGGCAACATCGGCGTGACACTTTATAATATTGGACATTTTGAAGAG GCACCAAAGGCATTAGAACTATGCTGCCAAGCAACATGGGCACAGATCAGACTTTCTTACTGTAGACTATCAACAAGAACGGAAGGTCACATCATAATTGAGGATCTATCGAAGGATACACTGAAGGATATCATTACAGATGCATTTGCTAGGATAGACAAGATGGTTGACACTCTCCATAGATGTGGCTCAAAAGTGATACGAGATATTGTTGTGAAGAGCTTGTCTGAATTGTTGGCCCATGCTGACACATCAGATTATCACAAAAGCTATTCGGTTCTGATCAAGTCGTGGGTGAAG ATAACACTTAAGGATTTTGCGAATGACCAAAATATGGATAGTGCCCCACTTCTATATCACTCTCTTATGGGCTACCCATCTCCCTTGCCAAAGAAGTTGATAGGCTCAATCTTAGAGCAG GAATTATTAACATATGTAGAAATGGAATCTCGTGCCACCATGCTCTGCGGAAATATGCAAATAAGAATAATAGATATTCTCTTGAATGAACTTTATTGTTCAAAAGAGTACTATCTGGACAGATCAAAAGTTTTAGTTAGAAAGGCACGTGCACTCCGTTCATCTGGGGTGCAAAACATAAGCAGGTGTCTTGAGTCCTTATCTGAAGCCATATCTTTACTG CGAAGCATCTTACTGGATTCATCTCAAGGGAATGCGATCGTGATGCATGAATTAGCTATTGCATACTGCTTGCATGCACATTGTGCGCAGGAAGCCAATCGTGGCGGCAAG GTAATCTTTGATAATGCTAGGAGTGCCGTTGGCTTGTGGTCAAAGTTGGGTACTTCTCATCATTCTTCTCCTGGTGTGATCTTTCAACAGCCATCAGAAACTCTTGTACCACTTCTTTGTTCTCTTGTTGATTTGTTGGCCATGAAG GGTCACTTTGAGCTTCAGTTTGAGCTGTGCAAGCTTATCATAACGATGTGGAAGCAAGAAAATTTACCCATAGAAAAGTTATTATCCATGTTATTTATCAACCGGCGCCTTAATCATGCGTGCTGTCATCTCCCAGTGGACCAGAAATTTGTTTCTTATGTGGCAGAACACCTTGGTGTTGATTGCCGCAATACATTGTTTTGGAGAAACTGTTTCAAAGGAGATTATCCTTCTCTTTCTATGTTTCTTCAGCAGTTGTTGCCTGTTGAGTTCTTTTCTCAACCATGTGAATATTCCCTTGGAAATCAGTTTGGTTTCAATGCTAGTGTTGATGGGATTGTTAAAGTTGCATCATCTCTGGTTTCTGAA GTTCCTTCGAATAATCAATCAACCTATCTGGCTGGTTGGCTGTATTATGATTTGTCAGAAAGACTTCTGTCAAGAGGACAACTTCTCCAG GCCATTTCATATGGAAGAGAAGCCCTCCAATTGCGCAAGAAGCTCCTaaaaaagaagttcaaatttaatttGGGCAAGTTTGTAAGCAAGGAAAGCGAATGTTCTGATGGGCAAGGCTTTGTTTCACTTGAAGCATGGGGACCAACAATGGCTGAAATTTGGCCAGATTGCACCAGGCCAAGCAGCATGAGAGATTCTTTCCTTACCCCATGGAATGTACTTAAATGTTACCTTGAAAGCATATTACAG GTTGCTCTGATGCATGAGTTGATTGGTGATGGCGCCGAAGCAGAAGTTGTATTACGGACAGGAAAGGAGATATCATGTTTCCAAGGATTGCCAATTTTTGCTGTTGTTTTTACATCAGCGTTAG GTCAACTATACTGCAAGAGACAGCTGTGGGATGCTGCAGAGGGTGAGCTTAAACATGCTAGGGATCTCCTTAAAGAAAATGGTGAATTCATTTCATGTGAGACATGCAGGTTGACTCTAGAGATATCAGTTGATGTGCAAGCTGGGGATCTGTTTTGGAATCAATTTGACAAAGATTTGCAAAAACATTCAACATGTAATTTGTCTCGTGCTTTATGCATGTACCGATCTGCCATGGAGAAATTGAATGACACCAGTTTGGAATTTTCTGCTGGGTCCTGTGGTAAACTTAATACGAGTTGCATTTTGGGCAACAAAGACTGTATTGCAGAAACCAAGCGTGGAGCTTGTAATCGTGGGAAAAAACCCTTAGCAGCCAAGGATGGAGTGTTACCTCCATGTACTCCTTGTTTGTTGTTCAGTCAAGCACCTATTGACCAGCACAATGAACTTGTGGGATTAAAATCTGAAAGGGAAAACATGAAGAATGCCGAAAGTGCCCCACCATTGGATGTTAACGTTAAGAAGACATCCAGAACTTCATCACGTTTAGCCAAAGAACAGAATGCGGCAGCTCATGCAAAGACTAGAACCACCCGATCCAGCAAGCGAACTGCACATGTGAAAAGTGAAAAAGATCTAGCTGAACTGAATAGTGAGAATGACATATCTGGGAGCTACAAATTGTCCACAGATGCTTTGGTCTGTGGGAAGCTAAGCTGCTCTCTTGATGGTGTTTACTGCAGCAGAGATGACATATGCAATATGTTTGGGTGTTGGAATTGCCTTTTTGTTAATTCACTCAATTCCGAGTCCATTGAGAATATATTGCAGTTCAGAAAAGACTGCATCCGCCGACGCCATCTTGTGTCTCTTCTGTTAAAAACAG CAAGAGCCTTGGGAGCTCAGGGTGGAAAGCATGGAGCTCATGAAGTTCATAGTATCTACTGGCAGTGTATATCATTGTTGTATTTCAGATCTCTTCCTCAAGGTTGTTATAGAACCTATGAGTCTCATTTAATTGGACTAATCATGAATGAAAATACTGGTGATTTTCTTTCTTTAGAGCGTGCGGAAATACTATGTAGTATGAGTTTCTTTTTGCTGAAGGGTTTCCTTTCAGAACAGTCAAG GGATAGTTGCTGCAGCTTCTCTAGTGTACAAACGGCTGATATCGTTTCTTGGTTGCTGAAAGCTTTTGTGTTATCTGGAGAGAGTCCTTCACTTCTTCAGGAG GTTTGCAGGCTACTCACATGCATATTCTTACTCTCAACGATAGATTCCACGGTTCAATTACCTTTGTATTCCAAGGGATCTCTCTCTTTGAATCATTGGGCTGCTTACTTTCATCAAGCTTCTGTTGGAACTCATCTCAATTGCCATTACCTTGCAAGCTTACAGGCATTGCCCAGAAAAACAGATTCGAAG GGTCTTGTTGGAGATTTCGCAGACAAGATAGATGAGGTCCCAAAGTTTCTAAG GTTTTCATCGGCAGACATGGAACATCTCGAAAAGCATGTATCAGAATTCTTCAATCAACTTCCTGATGTACCAATTGTGTGCATTAGTATGCTTGGAGGTGATTTTGTGAATGTTCTTGGGGAAGCACTTCTTCTCCCTTCCCTGTTTCCTGCTTGGATGTTGCTCTCAAGGTTTGATTCAACAAACAAGCCTACCACAATGCTTCTACCAGTGGATTCTATTTCAAAAG AAGCACATAATGAAGACTCTTCTATCAAAGAACTGGATAATCCAACTAGAGCTTCAGATAAGAATTGGAAGTGCCCTTGGAGCTGCACTATTATAGATTACGTGGCTCCAACTTTCAGAAAGCTACTTGAGGATAACTTTAGATCCCTCTCTGGTGCAATTGATATTCCAAAGGATGGACAAGCAAATACAGTAAGGTGGTGGTCGGATAGAATGAAGCTCAACAACGACCTTAATGAGATACTGGA AAGCATGGAAAAATTGTGGCTAGGACCCTGGAAATACCTTCTGCTGGGGCACCAATCCGCTGACCAACACAGTGAGGCAGTGCTGGAAAATCTAATCACTGGTCTAGAATcagaattcaaacttgaattaaaTCCAGCGCTCATCAAGGTCATCCTTGGTGGGGTTACATCAGTGGATGAACTGAAAGAATGTGTTTGTCAGCTTGTATCATATAAAGCTTACTTTGGCAGGGGAGGGTGTTGTGGAAGAGATAGACTTAGAGCCTTCTCTTGCCAGATTGATGCTGAAGCTCTGGTGTCCCTTGAGCATTTATGCAATGGTGTAGTGAATGAGCTGGCCGAGCCAGTTGAGAGAACTCCAGTGATTTTAGTTCTGGATACTGAGGTGCAG ATGCTTCCTTGGGAGAACTTGCCTGTGTTAAGGAATCAGGAAATGTACCGCATGCCGTCAGTGAGAAGCATCTTTCTAGCATTGACTAGAAGCACTGATCATCAGAAAGATGCCAGTGTCATAGACCCTCCTTTTCCTGTTATTGACCCTTTCAATGCATTCTATCTGTTGAATCCTGGTGGTGATTTGATCAGCACACAAGAGGAATTTGATCAGTTGTTTAGAAACTACGAGTGGAAG GGAAATGCTGGGGATGCTCCTACAGCTGAAGAGCTTGTCTTGGCCCTGAGGAATCATGATCTTTTTCTCTACTTTGGACATGGAAGTG GAAGCCAGTATGTCTCTGGAAAGGAAATTGAGAAGTTAGATAATTGTGCAGCTGCTCTCCTCATGGGTTGCAGTAGTGGGACACTTCATTGCAAAGGAGCGTATGCTCCTCAAGGGACCCCTTTGTCTTATTTATTTGCTGGTTCTCCGTCTGTCATTGCAAATCTCTGGGACGTCTCAGATAAAGATATAGATCGATTTAGTAAAGCACTGCTCAATTCATGGCTGCAAGAAAATGTCACGGCTGCCAAGAATTGCTCTAAATGTTGCCCTCTGACAAAAGAATTTGAGTCCATGACCATCGCCGCGAAGGACAATGGTAGGTCAAGACGAAAAGGCTCACGATCTAGGAAGCAACAACAGACAGTAGAGATGGGCGGCAGTAGTAGCTGCTGTAACTGCGGGCACAGGCGAATAGCTTCACATATAAGTGAAGCTAGGCGTGCTTGCAGGCTTCCTCTTATGATCGGTGCATCTCCTGTTTGTTATGGTGTGCCTACTATCATCAGGAAGAAGTAA